The DNA window GATGAATCGGGCATCTGCATGGACGGCTCTCCCGGCGAAGCCCGCGGTCTGGCTGGCCGGTTCAGAACATGCAGTCTCTGCGGCATGCACGGCGAAGCACAGGAAGGATTCAGTGAAAACGGCGGAAGCGTTCTTCCAGGCGGAACCACGGAAAGAAGACCGGAAGACCGGTCTTCCCGCACCATCATGAGCCTGCAAAGCATCACGTACACCTATGACAGGGGAAGCCCCTCGGAGAGTACGGCGCTCCACGGGATCACCATGAACCTTCCCGCCGGAACGGCAACGGTGCTGCTCGGCCCTTCCGGCTCGGGTAAATCGACGCTTCTCGAAATCGCTGCGGGAGTGATCGCTCCCACGGGCGGGAGCGTTTGTCCCGATGGCAATCCCCTTCGCGCGATGGCGTTCCAGTTCCCCGAGGATCAGATGTTCGGCGATACCGTCGGTTCCTATGTGGCTTTCGGTCCCCGGAATACGGGAATTGCGGAGGAAGAGCTCCCCGCTGTGGTAGACCGGGCGCTCGAATCGGTCGGCCTCGATCCTTCGATCTATGGCAGCCGCGACCCGGAGTTTCTCTCGGGCGGTGAAAAACGCCGCGCCGCTCTGGCGGGGGTTCTTGCCATGAATCCCGATGTGCTCGTGCTCGACGAGCCGATAGCGGGGCTCGACCGCTGCGGCATGGAACAGGTCACGGAATTTCTGAGGGGATATATCGACAGCGGCGGCACGCTCCTGTTTTCGACGCACGATTTCGAGACGGCGTGGTGTCTCGCCGATTATGCCGCGGTGCTCTGCAAAGGCCGCATCGAGACAGCCGGGCCTCTCGAACGGGTTTTCAGCGAGTCGGAATGGCTGAAACGGCTTGAAAGCGGGCCGGAGTCAAATAAGTAACCATAAGTCCCGCATCAAGTATTACGGTCTGATTACTGGCAAGTAAAAAAAGGGACGGTAAAAACACCGTCCCCTTTTTAGTATATGGTCTGATAGTGTTACTTCTTCGTCAGGGCGCCGACAAGATACCGGTAGAGCAGCGGCATGTCCTCGTCAGTCGCACAGGTGATGAGATTCCTGTCCTGAAAGA is part of the bacterium genome and encodes:
- a CDS encoding ATP-binding cassette domain-containing protein, whose amino-acid sequence is MITVTDLTFAYPGQSPVLNSIGFSILPGTHVAVLGPNGSGKSTLALILKGLLRPSSGTVTVDGFSPDSESSRFEIMKRVGLVFQNPDNTIVATTVERELAFGLENMGVPPDEMARRVDEALTKFDLVHYRHANPSNLSGGEKQRCALAAVMVMEPAHLILDEPTSLLDPWNRARLLRTIHETAAGGSTVIHITPFFEEALSADRVIILDESGICMDGSPGEARGLAGRFRTCSLCGMHGEAQEGFSENGGSVLPGGTTERRPEDRSSRTIMSLQSITYTYDRGSPSESTALHGITMNLPAGTATVLLGPSGSGKSTLLEIAAGVIAPTGGSVCPDGNPLRAMAFQFPEDQMFGDTVGSYVAFGPRNTGIAEEELPAVVDRALESVGLDPSIYGSRDPEFLSGGEKRRAALAGVLAMNPDVLVLDEPIAGLDRCGMEQVTEFLRGYIDSGGTLLFSTHDFETAWCLADYAAVLCKGRIETAGPLERVFSESEWLKRLESGPESNK